From one Trifolium pratense cultivar HEN17-A07 linkage group LG1, ARS_RC_1.1, whole genome shotgun sequence genomic stretch:
- the LOC123893533 gene encoding BURP domain protein RD22-like: MAFHLFHVITFLMLVVVGTNGAMLPPQLYWKSMLPNTPMPKAITNLLLPGQWNEGKSTWVDANMDIGNNRACPFCFYRYAATDTQLHDKSNVALFFLENDLHYGKKLNLQFPKITSNNNGPKFLTKEVADSIPFSSNKMENILDKLSIKKGSKEYEIVKKTINECEEKGIKGEEKLCVTSLESMVDFATSRLGNNVEAITTEVEKESNEWQQYVIAKGVKKSGDKNKTMVCHKENYPYAVFYCHKTDTINVYSVPLEGVDGNRVKAVAVCHTDTSEWNPKHISFQVLKVEPGTVPVCHFLPHDHVVWVAK, encoded by the exons ATGGCGTTTCATCTCTTTCACGTCATTACTTTTCTCATG CTTGTGGTAGTGGGAACAAATGGTGCAATGTTACCACCACAACTTTATTGGAAATCCATGCTTCCAAACACTCCAATGCCAAAAGCCATCACTAATCTTCTACTCCCTG GACAATGGAATGAAGGGAAATCAACTTGGGTGGATGCAAATATGGATATTGGAAATAATAGAGCATGtccattttgtttttataggTATGCTGCAACTGATACTCAATTGCATGATAAGTCAAATGTAGCACTCTTCTTCTTGGAAAATGATTTGCACTATggtaaaaaattgaacttacaATTCCCAAAAATAACCTCAAATAATAATGGACCAAAATTCTTGACTAAAGAGGTTGCTGATTcaataccattttcatcaaacAAAATGGAAAACATTCTTGATAAATTATCCATCAAGAAAGGATCAAAGGAATATGAAATTGTGAAAAAAACAATCAATGAGTGTGAAGAAAAGGGTATCAAAGGAGAGGAAAAACTTTGTGTAACATCATTAGAATCAATGGTTGATTTTGCTACCTCGAGACTCGGAAACAATGTTGAAGCTATTACAACAGAAGTGGAAAAAGAAAGTAATGAGTGGCAACAATATGTAATAGCAAAAGGAGTGAAGAAATCGGGAGATAAGAACAAAACTATGGTCTGTCACAAAGAGAATTACCCTTATGCAGTTTTTTACTGTCATAAAACCGATACAATTAATGTTTACTCTGTGCCTTTGGAAGGTGTTGATGGAAACAGAGTTAAAGCTGTTGCTGTTTGTCACACTGATACTTCAGAATGGAATCCTAAACATATTTCTTTTCAAGTGCTTAAAGTTGAACCTGGAACTGTTCCAGTTTGTCACTTCCTCCCACATGATCATGTTGTTTGGGTTGCCAAGTGA
- the LOC123905457 gene encoding BURP domain protein RD22-like yields the protein MAFHLFHIITFLMLVVVGTNGAILPPQLYWKSVVLPNTPMPKAITNLLHPVGYWSEGKATATWVDASKYGINVHAVPEDSPFSYKYAATDTQLHYNSNVALFFLEKDLYYGKKFNMKFTKTNNNGAKFLPKEVADSIPFSSNKMENILHKFSIKKGSKESEIVKNTINECEEKGIKGEEKLCVTSLESMVDFATSKLGSNNVEAISTEVEKESNELQEYVIAKGVKKLGDNNKNKQPVVCHIENYPYAVFYCHKTDTTKVYYVPLEGVVDGNRVKAIVVCHTDTSEWNPKHLAFQVLKVEPGTVPICHFLPQDHVVWFSK from the exons ATGGCGTTTCATCTCTTTCACATCATTACCTTTCTCATG CTTGTGGTAGTGGGAACAAATGGTGCAATATTACCACCTCAACTTTATTGGAAGTCAGTCGTCCTTCCCAACACTCCAATGCCAAAAGCCATCACTAATCTCCTACACCCTG TTGGATATTGGAGTGAAGGGAAAGCAACAGCAACTTGGGTGGATGCAAGCAAGTATGGTATAAATGTCCATGCTGTGCCTGAAGATAGTCCATTTAGTTACAAGTATGCTGCAACTGATACTCAATTGCATTATAACTCAAATGTAGCACTCTTCTTCTTGGAAAAGGATTTgtattatggtaaaaaattcaacatgaaattcacaaaaacaaataataatggAGCAAAGTTCTTGCCTAAAGAGGTTGCTGATTCAATACCTTTTTCATCAAACAAAATGGAAAACATCCTTCATAAATTCTCCATCAAGAAAGGATCAAAGGAATCTGAAATTGTGAAAAACACAATCAATGAATGTGAAGAAAAGGGTATTAAAGGAGAGGAAAAGCTTTGTGTAACATCATTGGAATCAATGGTTGATTTTGCTACTTCGAAACTTGGGAGTAACAATGTTGAAGCTATTTCAACAGAAGTGGAAAAAGAAAGTAATGAGTTGCAAGAATATGTAATAGCAAAAGGAGTTAAGAAATTGGGAgacaataacaaaaacaaacaacctGTTGTGTGTCACATAGAAAATTATCCTTATGCAGTTTTTTACTGTCATAAAACAGATACAACTAAAGTTTATTATGTGCCTTTGGAAGGTGTTGTTGATGGAAACAGAGTTAAAGCTATTGTTGTTTGTCACACTGATACTTCAGAATGGAATCCTAAACATTTGGCTTTTCAAGTGCTTAAAGTTGAACCTGGAACTGTTCCAATTTGTCACTTCCTCCCACAGGATCATGTTGTTTGGTTTTCTAAGTGA
- the LOC123905485 gene encoding BURP domain protein RD22-like, with translation MEFPLFHIVTFLVLVVVATNGATVPPQLYWKSMLPNSPMPKAITNLLHPAGYWSEEKGTWVDVGKGGVDVGVRKGYYEGGGTDVNVGVGRSPFLYNYAASETQLLHDKQNVALFFLEKDLHHGTKMNLQFTKTTSNAAAFLPRQVANSMPFSSNKVEYILNKLNIKKGSKGAQIVKNTISECEEHSIEGEEKSCVTSLESMVDFTISKLGKNVEAVSTEVNKESELQQYIIAQGVKKLGEKNKAVVCHKENYPYAVFYCHNTEKTKAYSVPLVGADGSRVNAIAVCHTDTSKWNPKHLAFQVLKVKPGTVPVCHLLPEDHVVWISK, from the exons ATGGAGTTTCCTCTATTTCACATTGTTACTTTTCTCGTG CTTGTGGTAGTGGCAACTAATGGTGCAACGGTACCACCTCAACTTTATTGGAAATCCATGCTTCCCAACTCTCCAATGCCAAAAGCCATCACTAATCTCCTACACCCTG CTGGATATTGGAGTGAAGAGAAAGGAACATGGGTGGATGTAGGCAAGGGTGGTGTAGATGTTGGAGTCAGAAAGGGTTACTATGAAGGAGGTGGCACTGATGTGAATGTTGGAGTTGGACGTTCTCCATTTCTTTACAATTATGCTGCAAGTGAGACTCAATTATTACATGATAAACAAAATGTAGCACTTTTCTTCTTGGAAAAGGACTTGCATCATGGAACAAAAATGAACTTGCAATTCACTAAGACCACTTCAAATGCAGCCGCGTTCTTGCCTCGTCAAGTTGCTAATTCCATGCCTTTTTCGTCAAACAAGGTGGAATATATACTCAACAAGTTAAACATCAAGAAAGGGTCAAAGGGTGCTCAGATTGTGAAGAACACCATCAGTGAGTGTGAAGAACACAGCATCGAAGGAGAAGAAAAGAGTTGTGTAACTTCATTAGAGTCTATGGTTGACTTCACTATTTCTAAGCTTGGGAAAAATGTTGAGGCTGTTTCAACTGAAGTGAACAAAGAAAGTGAGTTACAACAATATATAATAGCACAAGGAGTGAAGAAGTTGGGTGAGAAGAACAAAGCTGTTGTGTGCCATAAAGAGAATTACCCTTATGCAGTTTTTTACTGTCACAATACAGAGAAAACTAAAGCTTACTCTGTACCTTTGGTGGGTGCTGATGGAAGCAGAGTTAATGCTATTGCTGTTTGTCACACTGATACATCAAAATGGAACCCAAAGCATTTGGCATTTCAAGTCCTTAAAGTTAAACCTGGGACTGTTCCAGTTTGCCATCTCCTACCTGAGGATCATGTTGTTTGGATTTCCAAGTAG